Proteins encoded in a region of the Haloarcula litorea genome:
- a CDS encoding ABC transporter permease — MATSSANRTNGSLLESMKQVTSARRVLLLYFVCITIYVYTPIISLIVFSFNSGGLTFPFTDITTDWYTQLFSNTAIIESIIRSLMLASVVTVITTVLGTAAALAYRYDFRGRQLVLYLLILGIITPGITYGVGAMLLQVELLGFEKGLWLAVPVHVVWTLPFAVIVLLAGFPPTLAENEQAASVLGAGRWTTIREVILPQIAPTILGAAVFAFTLSYNEGTRSILLLGSDTTMPLQVFSIAGSQRPTPMLFALGSVTTLVSTLLLAVGGYLVLKGSQTN; from the coding sequence ATGGCCACGAGTTCGGCGAACCGTACCAACGGGTCACTCCTCGAGAGTATGAAACAGGTGACCAGTGCGCGTCGAGTCCTGCTGTTGTACTTCGTGTGTATCACGATCTACGTCTACACGCCGATCATCTCGCTGATCGTCTTCTCGTTCAACAGTGGGGGACTCACGTTCCCCTTCACCGACATCACGACCGACTGGTACACACAACTGTTCTCGAACACCGCCATCATCGAGTCGATCATCCGGTCGCTGATGCTCGCATCCGTCGTAACCGTCATCACCACCGTCCTCGGAACTGCTGCGGCACTCGCCTATCGGTACGACTTCCGTGGGAGGCAGTTGGTCCTGTATCTGCTCATTCTGGGCATTATCACACCCGGCATCACCTACGGGGTCGGTGCGATGCTCCTCCAGGTGGAACTACTCGGGTTCGAGAAGGGGCTCTGGCTCGCAGTGCCCGTTCACGTCGTCTGGACGCTCCCGTTTGCGGTCATCGTTCTGCTTGCTGGCTTTCCCCCGACGTTAGCGGAGAACGAACAGGCTGCCTCTGTCCTCGGTGCCGGACGGTGGACGACTATCCGCGAGGTGATTCTTCCACAGATCGCGCCGACCATTCTCGGGGCCGCCGTGTTCGCCTTCACACTGTCGTACAACGAGGGGACCCGGAGTATCCTCCTACTGGGCTCCGACACGACGATGCCGCTTCAGGTGTTCTCCATCGCTGGCTCGCAACGTCCGACGCCGATGCTGTTCGCCCTCGGGAGCGTGACGACACTCGTCTCGACGCTGCTGTTGGCCGTCGGGGGATATCTGGTCCTGAAGGGCTCACAGACGAACTGA
- a CDS encoding ABC transporter ATP-binding protein, which yields MGARNVRIDSVQKSFGNETVLRDITLEVESGAFCVVMGPSGCGKTTLLNCVAGLVDVERGQIQFDGRDVTDQPVAERDLGYVFQEFEDTLFPHKTVAENIAFGLRQQQSEVSEPEIEDRVDEMLALFNIEATRGNTPGELSGGQQQRVELARQLVCERDLLLLDDPLADLDYKLQKRMEIEIRRLHEDLGSTFLYVTHNQDQALKLADRLIVMNEGQIEQIGSPAEVYNSPESAFVARFVGDSNALAASVRNADDRSVTVDTELGEITAEPRGPVTEETGVVLIRPKRITIGDEAYDRENTIEMTYQGSTYTGEVVEHAVLPDSLTREFLIDETDRDYGSDPGERVPVGWDAADAQYFETLSAADSVTVEDIIQT from the coding sequence ATGGGCGCACGAAACGTTCGAATCGATAGCGTACAGAAGTCGTTCGGTAACGAAACAGTCCTGCGTGACATCACGCTCGAGGTCGAGAGCGGGGCCTTCTGCGTGGTGATGGGGCCGAGTGGTTGTGGGAAGACGACGCTCCTGAACTGCGTCGCCGGGCTCGTCGACGTCGAGAGAGGTCAGATTCAGTTCGACGGCCGAGACGTCACCGACCAACCGGTCGCTGAGCGTGACCTCGGCTACGTGTTCCAGGAGTTCGAGGACACGTTGTTCCCGCACAAGACGGTCGCCGAGAACATCGCGTTCGGACTGCGACAGCAGCAGTCGGAGGTCTCCGAGCCCGAAATCGAGGATCGTGTCGACGAGATGCTCGCACTGTTCAACATCGAAGCGACGAGGGGGAACACTCCCGGAGAACTGAGTGGTGGCCAACAACAGCGCGTCGAACTCGCCCGACAACTCGTCTGCGAGCGCGACCTTCTCCTGCTCGACGACCCGCTCGCTGACCTCGACTATAAGCTCCAGAAGCGAATGGAGATCGAGATTCGTCGCCTCCACGAGGACCTCGGTAGCACCTTCCTCTACGTCACACACAACCAGGATCAGGCTCTAAAGCTCGCAGACCGTCTCATCGTGATGAACGAGGGGCAGATCGAACAGATCGGCTCACCCGCGGAGGTGTACAACTCGCCGGAATCGGCATTCGTCGCCCGATTCGTCGGCGACTCGAACGCGCTGGCGGCCTCGGTCCGAAACGCCGACGACAGGTCGGTTACGGTCGATACCGAACTGGGCGAGATCACGGCCGAACCACGGGGACCGGTCACCGAGGAGACAGGGGTAGTCTTGATCCGGCCGAAGCGGATCACGATCGGAGATGAAGCGTATGATCGCGAGAACACGATCGAGATGACCTATCAGGGTTCGACCTACACCGGTGAAGTAGTCGAGCACGCCGTACTTCCCGACAGTCTCACGCGCGAGTTCCTGATCGACGAAACGGATCGGGACTACGGCTCTGATCCGGGCGAACGCGTCCCCGTCGGGTGGGACGCAGCGGACGCACAGTACTTCGAGACGCTCAGTGCGGCGGACTCTGTCACCGTCGAAGACATCATCCAAACGTAA
- a CDS encoding ABC transporter ATP-binding protein, whose amino-acid sequence MQSNSITETTERNERQQDDETILEISGLTKVYPDGTLAVDDIDFSVARGDFCVIIGPSGCGKSTTLHSIVGTVDPTEGSIRLDGEDITDLPTYQRDISLVFQDFQLFPHLSVRGNIRYGLERTDVSGSQMANRVEQVADVLNLTPFLDGNPEELSAGQQQQVALARSLVLEPKLLLLDEPLGDLDYKLQKHMERELLRIHHEFDTTFVYVTHDQNQAMRLGDQLVVMNDGVVEHSGTTEDVYDRPANAFVSTFVGDSNTFSGEIVSLSDDESVATVETAFGTIESTTANLNSPPTELLGEEVTLSVRPHHVSLGQDDGNTLDCRVSDVIHHPASGTQIVADVHGEQGEKTVMVKLLDDIADPTGEITISWGRSDTVLLEEISNVPGTDLETDILGE is encoded by the coding sequence ATGCAGTCGAACTCGATCACCGAGACGACGGAGCGTAACGAACGACAACAGGACGACGAGACGATCCTCGAGATCTCCGGGCTCACGAAGGTGTACCCCGACGGGACGCTGGCGGTCGACGACATCGACTTCTCGGTCGCTCGCGGCGACTTCTGTGTCATCATCGGCCCGTCGGGATGCGGGAAGTCCACGACACTCCACTCGATTGTCGGTACCGTCGACCCCACAGAGGGGTCGATCCGGCTGGACGGCGAGGATATCACCGATCTCCCCACCTACCAACGGGATATTAGCCTGGTGTTCCAAGATTTCCAGCTCTTCCCGCACCTCTCCGTTCGGGGAAATATCCGGTACGGACTGGAGCGAACGGACGTGTCCGGATCACAGATGGCGAACCGTGTCGAACAGGTCGCCGACGTCCTGAATCTCACCCCGTTTCTGGATGGAAACCCGGAAGAATTGTCTGCGGGCCAGCAACAGCAGGTCGCTCTCGCGAGGAGCCTCGTGCTAGAACCGAAGCTCCTCTTGCTCGACGAACCGCTCGGCGACCTTGACTACAAGCTCCAGAAGCATATGGAGCGAGAGTTACTCCGGATCCACCACGAGTTCGACACGACGTTCGTCTACGTGACACACGATCAGAACCAGGCGATGCGGCTGGGTGACCAGCTGGTCGTTATGAACGACGGTGTCGTTGAGCACTCGGGAACGACCGAAGATGTCTACGACCGGCCCGCAAACGCCTTCGTGTCGACGTTCGTCGGCGACTCGAACACGTTCTCGGGCGAGATCGTCTCGCTGTCGGACGACGAATCGGTCGCCACTGTCGAGACGGCCTTCGGCACGATCGAATCGACGACCGCGAACCTGAACTCTCCACCGACAGAACTGCTCGGCGAGGAAGTCACTCTCTCGGTCCGTCCACATCACGTGTCACTCGGACAGGATGATGGCAATACGCTCGACTGTCGGGTGAGTGACGTCATCCATCACCCTGCATCCGGAACACAGATCGTAGCTGATGTCCACGGAGAGCAGGGGGAGAAGACGGTGATGGTCAAACTGCTCGACGATATCGCCGATCCGACCGGCGAGATCACGATCTCTTGGGGCAGATCGGACACAGTGCTCCTCGAAGAGATCAGCAATGTCCCTGGAACCGATCTCGAAACGGATATTCTCGGAGAATGA
- a CDS encoding phosphoenolpyruvate hydrolase family protein, which translates to MKFPRSESLERLRSTVDSGEPIIGAGAGTGISAKFAERGGVDLLIIYNSGRYRMNGRGSLAGILPYGDANEIVVEMGNEVIPVVEDTPVLAGVNGTDPFREMEVFIEDLRRRGFSGVQNFPTVGLIDEDSSFRQNLEETGMGYDKEIEMIREASDQGMLTCPYVFDEDQARAMAEAGADVVVSHMGLTTSGDIGAETALDLDTAAERVQAHHDAAKAVNDDVMVICHGGPIAWPDDAEYVLNNTEGIVGFFGASSIERLPTEEAIEGQAREFKEIDFR; encoded by the coding sequence ATGAAGTTTCCACGAAGTGAGTCGCTAGAACGGTTACGCTCGACTGTCGACAGCGGGGAACCGATTATTGGTGCCGGAGCGGGAACCGGTATCTCGGCGAAGTTCGCAGAGCGTGGTGGCGTCGACTTGTTGATCATCTACAACTCCGGACGGTACCGGATGAACGGTCGCGGATCCCTCGCCGGAATCCTCCCGTACGGTGACGCGAACGAGATCGTCGTCGAGATGGGCAACGAGGTAATTCCGGTCGTCGAGGACACCCCTGTACTGGCTGGCGTCAACGGAACTGATCCCTTCCGTGAGATGGAGGTGTTTATCGAGGACCTCCGTCGGCGAGGGTTCTCCGGCGTCCAGAACTTCCCGACGGTCGGGCTGATCGATGAAGACAGTAGCTTCCGACAGAACCTCGAAGAGACCGGGATGGGCTACGATAAGGAGATCGAGATGATCCGTGAGGCCAGCGATCAAGGGATGCTGACGTGTCCGTACGTGTTCGATGAGGACCAGGCCCGTGCGATGGCCGAGGCCGGCGCGGACGTCGTCGTCTCGCATATGGGGCTGACAACTTCGGGTGACATCGGCGCCGAGACGGCGCTAGATCTGGACACCGCCGCCGAACGGGTCCAGGCGCACCACGACGCCGCCAAGGCGGTCAACGACGACGTGATGGTGATCTGCCACGGGGGGCCGATCGCGTGGCCGGACGACGCCGAGTACGTGCTCAACAACACAGAGGGGATCGTCGGCTTCTTCGGTGCTTCGAGTATCGAACGCCTGCCGACGGAGGAGGCCATCGAGGGGCAGGCCCGCGAGTTCAAGGAGATAGATTTCCGATGA
- a CDS encoding helix-turn-helix domain-containing protein, with product MGERLAEEPSIQREAIHHVEFLDDETVLTLAEGRGDRERYEGIMSSSPAVDGYVVSGDERWMAVSQFEPTDEVRRLLEWQRQADIVVETPIPFGADGAQRVTVLGEESALGEIFDEAAGIDALSVEIVETGEYDPEARRFTRSLTNRQREVLAAAVEVGYYRAPREATHADVAEAVGLSPSTVGDHLRKIEAAVFESIVR from the coding sequence TTGGGAGAGCGACTCGCCGAGGAGCCGTCGATACAGCGAGAGGCGATCCACCACGTGGAGTTTCTCGACGACGAGACGGTTCTGACACTCGCCGAGGGGCGCGGCGATCGGGAGCGCTACGAGGGCATAATGTCTTCGTCGCCCGCCGTCGACGGGTACGTGGTCTCGGGCGACGAGCGATGGATGGCAGTGAGTCAGTTCGAGCCGACCGACGAGGTCAGACGGCTGCTGGAGTGGCAGCGCCAGGCCGACATCGTCGTGGAGACGCCGATCCCCTTCGGTGCCGACGGAGCCCAACGCGTCACCGTTCTGGGCGAGGAGTCGGCGCTCGGGGAGATATTCGACGAGGCAGCGGGCATAGACGCCCTCTCGGTCGAGATCGTCGAGACCGGGGAGTACGACCCGGAGGCACGACGCTTCACGCGGTCACTGACGAACCGCCAGCGGGAGGTGCTGGCCGCGGCCGTCGAAGTCGGGTACTACCGAGCACCGCGCGAGGCGACACACGCAGACGTCGCCGAGGCGGTCGGTCTGTCCCCGTCCACCGTCGGCGATCATCTCCGGAAAATCGAGGCGGCAGTGTTCGAGTCCATCGTCCGGTGA
- a CDS encoding FAD-dependent monooxygenase: MERRRSPEAMPSEQTRVTRPADDGSDREIAIVGGGICGLTTALALEQRGLSPTVYEAASEYRPVGAGILLQTNAMLVFDRLGIADAVCDAGRQLEGGGLRSPDGPYLTRFDLNEVERPEFGYGFVAVHRADLQRILLDELDTTVRTGMDCTAVVGTDPPVVRFDDGTEIRPDLLLGADGIHSTVRDAVAPGVDPRPLGGVAYRALVTLDVPQPYRTQGFEIWGDGTYTGGAPVDERRFYWFATAPGPLTGDHAGPEAVESALRERLTGYPEPIPAVLDGLDPTDLVLTALEDLPSLDTWSRGRVVLAGDAAHAMLPFAGQGAAQAIEDGALLADALATSDGYERAFDAYESERKPRADRVRAESRGLGRFGTIQSTLGCRLRNLAIGAIPDAVVRRVRRRQAAGTSLPE, translated from the coding sequence ATGGAACGACGACGATCGCCGGAGGCGATGCCGTCGGAGCAGACGCGAGTGACCCGGCCTGCCGACGACGGATCGGACCGGGAGATCGCTATCGTCGGCGGCGGCATCTGCGGGCTCACCACGGCACTCGCGCTCGAACAGCGCGGTCTCTCGCCGACGGTGTACGAGGCCGCTTCCGAGTACCGACCGGTCGGTGCCGGCATCCTGCTCCAGACCAACGCGATGCTCGTCTTCGACCGTCTCGGGATCGCCGACGCCGTCTGTGACGCCGGGAGGCAACTGGAAGGCGGTGGACTCCGATCGCCGGACGGCCCGTATCTGACCCGGTTCGACCTGAACGAGGTGGAGCGTCCGGAGTTCGGGTACGGGTTCGTCGCCGTTCACCGTGCCGACCTCCAACGGATTCTCCTCGACGAGTTGGACACCACCGTTCGAACCGGGATGGACTGCACGGCCGTCGTCGGGACCGACCCGCCAGTGGTCCGCTTCGACGACGGGACCGAAATTAGGCCCGACCTGCTCCTCGGGGCCGACGGCATCCACTCGACGGTCCGCGACGCCGTCGCTCCCGGCGTCGACCCCCGCCCGCTCGGCGGTGTCGCCTACCGCGCACTCGTCACGCTGGACGTGCCCCAACCGTACCGGACGCAGGGGTTCGAGATCTGGGGTGACGGCACCTACACCGGCGGCGCACCCGTCGACGAGCGCCGGTTCTATTGGTTCGCGACCGCACCCGGACCGCTCACTGGCGACCACGCCGGCCCCGAAGCGGTCGAGTCGGCGCTCCGGGAGCGCCTCACCGGCTACCCCGAACCGATCCCGGCAGTTCTGGACGGGCTCGACCCAACCGACCTCGTTCTGACAGCGCTCGAGGATCTGCCCTCGCTCGATACGTGGTCACGAGGCCGTGTCGTCCTCGCCGGCGACGCCGCTCACGCTATGCTGCCCTTCGCGGGCCAGGGCGCTGCACAGGCGATCGAGGACGGAGCGTTGCTCGCCGACGCCCTGGCCACGTCCGACGGTTACGAGCGTGCTTTCGACGCCTACGAGTCCGAGCGCAAGCCTCGCGCGGACCGCGTACGCGCCGAATCTCGTGGCCTCGGTCGGTTCGGCACGATACAGTCCACGCTCGGCTGTCGGCTCCGGAACCTCGCAATCGGCGCGATTCCAGATGCGGTAGTCCGCCGGGTTCGACGCCGGCAGGCGGCCGGCACTTCGCTCCCCGAGTGA
- a CDS encoding DUF5518 domain-containing protein produces the protein MSETGPLSQSGKTQWKDALVGGLLALPGTALAAWRSPESISLGTVVVGSAIADSLIKRRGGNGTATGLRAALIGGFPAVWALKGLVWALPTIPNPPWFQAVGVVVTLTVGGVILLVVAVCGALAGRVGGWLAEQRGHGGVADAGGSVDTT, from the coding sequence ATGTCCGAAACTGGTCCCCTCTCTCAGTCCGGAAAGACACAGTGGAAGGACGCCCTCGTCGGCGGGCTACTCGCGCTCCCAGGTACCGCACTCGCAGCGTGGCGATCACCGGAGAGTATCTCACTCGGAACGGTCGTCGTCGGGAGTGCAATCGCTGACTCCCTGATCAAGCGACGCGGCGGGAACGGCACTGCAACTGGACTGCGAGCCGCGCTTATTGGCGGATTTCCGGCAGTCTGGGCGTTAAAAGGGTTAGTTTGGGCACTCCCGACCATCCCGAATCCACCGTGGTTCCAAGCAGTTGGTGTCGTGGTGACACTTACTGTCGGGGGCGTTATTCTACTCGTCGTAGCTGTCTGCGGCGCGCTTGCTGGGCGCGTGGGCGGCTGGCTAGCCGAACAGCGCGGTCACGGGGGTGTAGCCGACGCAGGCGGTAGTGTCGACACTACTTGA
- a CDS encoding tyrosine-type recombinase/integrase: MPKSGGSDPHRERETPSWTLLDRSELEDAYWETVAPAMRAHGMDPGSDRPSHEWLSNNGFRGLVYALREYHDRTFAEFWSDDLGLEPAGYDWEIDHQPTVDALERYLDRQRQRLSWSDRTVRTHRYRLARYVRAYADVNDTSDVLTPVGRASDVPPAEAVDACWDTFDALDHSVDRRTLRRIYKSTSAWYDTLVSRREAALNPTDGLDYDWSGGGSRTENPPLDPEHVRALYDAATGTRERLLVVALCAWGLRSGEVAALHRSQLRLDAAQPRIEFDERKNGPGSVAVVYGAEAAQDRITELADTGDWNGYLFPSARAESGHRTRGTILDWFDDLADRAALPNEIGGQSPVPQMGRRFWYDRYSSTVEQLVDHQVREVAEEQGSASADVVWNDYLSEERRRELRRQFMREKLADAFAVERGQPPS; this comes from the coding sequence ATGCCGAAATCCGGCGGCTCAGATCCACATCGCGAACGAGAGACGCCCTCCTGGACGCTGCTGGACCGCTCGGAGCTCGAAGACGCCTACTGGGAGACTGTCGCGCCGGCGATGCGGGCCCACGGGATGGATCCGGGGTCGGATCGACCGTCCCACGAGTGGCTCTCGAACAACGGCTTCCGTGGCCTCGTCTACGCGTTACGCGAGTATCACGACCGGACGTTCGCGGAGTTCTGGAGCGACGACCTCGGCCTCGAACCAGCGGGATACGACTGGGAGATCGACCACCAGCCGACCGTCGATGCACTCGAACGCTATCTCGACCGACAGCGACAGCGCCTCTCCTGGAGTGACCGGACGGTCCGTACCCACCGGTACCGACTCGCCCGGTACGTTCGAGCGTACGCGGACGTGAACGATACCAGCGACGTACTGACCCCGGTCGGGCGGGCCTCTGACGTCCCGCCTGCCGAAGCAGTGGACGCTTGTTGGGACACCTTCGACGCGCTCGATCACAGCGTGGACCGACGGACACTCCGCCGGATCTACAAGTCGACCTCGGCGTGGTACGACACGCTCGTCAGCCGGCGCGAGGCCGCGCTCAATCCGACGGACGGGCTCGATTACGACTGGTCCGGCGGAGGCTCGCGCACCGAGAACCCACCGCTGGACCCCGAACACGTCCGTGCGCTGTACGACGCTGCGACTGGAACGCGAGAGCGACTCCTCGTCGTTGCCCTGTGTGCCTGGGGTCTCCGATCCGGCGAGGTAGCCGCGCTCCATCGGTCACAGCTCCGCCTCGACGCAGCACAACCTCGAATCGAGTTCGACGAGCGAAAGAACGGGCCGGGGTCCGTAGCTGTCGTCTACGGTGCGGAGGCGGCCCAGGACAGGATCACGGAGCTCGCCGACACCGGCGACTGGAACGGCTATCTGTTCCCCTCGGCCCGCGCCGAGAGCGGCCATCGGACTCGGGGGACGATCCTCGACTGGTTCGACGACCTCGCCGATCGTGCCGCGCTCCCGAACGAGATCGGCGGTCAGTCTCCCGTTCCACAGATGGGCCGTCGGTTCTGGTACGACCGCTATTCGAGTACGGTCGAGCAGTTGGTCGACCACCAGGTACGGGAAGTGGCTGAAGAGCAAGGGAGCGCGTCGGCGGACGTCGTCTGGAACGACTACCTCTCCGAGGAGCGTCGGCGCGAGCTCCGGCGACAGTTTATGCGGGAAAAACTCGCCGACGCGTTCGCCGTCGAACGAGGACAGCCCCCGTCGTGA
- a CDS encoding Tm-1-like ATP-binding domain-containing protein, with amino-acid sequence MSVVIVGTLDTKGEEIGFARDVIEAQGIDVHLIDTGVMDDPEITPDTTAAAVARAAGRDLGSLRDAGDRGEAIEAMGEGAAEIATRLHEEDELDGILGLGGSGNTSIATAAMRALPVGVPKFMVSTVASGDTEPYVESSDIAMMYSVADIEGLNQLSRTVISNAALAVVGMVSNDPDIEVEDRPTIAITMFGVTTPCVQTAREWLEDRGYETIVFHATGTGGRAMENLIEEGVIDGVLDVTTTEWADELVGGALSAGPHRLEAAAERGIPQVVSTGALDMVNFGPRETVPTEFDGRTFHIHNPQVTLMRTTPEENAELGRIIAEKLNASTGSTALALPLNGVSMLDTEGEEFHDPDTDAALFEALREHLDEDIELLEIEANINDETFALTLAEKIDAYMQAEQSA; translated from the coding sequence ATGAGCGTCGTCATCGTCGGCACTCTCGACACCAAGGGTGAGGAGATCGGTTTCGCGAGGGACGTGATCGAGGCCCAGGGAATCGATGTCCACTTGATCGATACCGGCGTGATGGACGACCCGGAAATCACGCCCGATACCACCGCTGCCGCTGTCGCCAGGGCTGCAGGCAGAGATCTCGGATCGCTGCGAGACGCGGGCGACAGGGGCGAGGCCATCGAGGCTATGGGTGAGGGCGCGGCCGAGATCGCGACACGTCTCCACGAGGAGGACGAACTGGATGGAATCCTCGGTCTCGGCGGGTCTGGGAACACGTCGATCGCGACTGCGGCGATGCGTGCTCTCCCTGTCGGTGTGCCGAAGTTTATGGTTTCGACCGTCGCCTCCGGTGACACCGAACCGTACGTCGAGTCGAGCGACATCGCGATGATGTACTCCGTGGCCGATATCGAGGGACTCAATCAACTGTCGCGGACGGTCATCTCGAACGCGGCGCTCGCGGTGGTTGGGATGGTCTCTAACGACCCCGACATCGAGGTCGAAGACAGGCCCACTATCGCCATCACGATGTTCGGTGTCACGACTCCGTGTGTACAGACCGCCCGTGAGTGGCTCGAAGACCGCGGCTACGAGACCATCGTCTTCCACGCCACCGGAACGGGCGGGCGTGCGATGGAGAACCTGATCGAGGAGGGCGTCATCGACGGCGTCCTCGACGTGACGACGACGGAGTGGGCCGATGAACTCGTCGGCGGGGCCCTCTCCGCGGGCCCACACAGGCTTGAGGCCGCCGCAGAACGAGGGATTCCTCAGGTGGTTTCGACCGGCGCCCTCGATATGGTCAATTTCGGTCCCAGGGAGACGGTCCCGACAGAGTTCGACGGACGGACGTTCCACATCCACAACCCGCAAGTGACGTTGATGCGGACCACGCCCGAAGAGAACGCCGAGCTCGGACGGATCATCGCGGAGAAGCTCAACGCATCGACCGGATCAACTGCGCTCGCACTACCACTCAACGGAGTCTCGATGCTCGACACCGAGGGTGAGGAATTCCACGACCCCGACACCGACGCCGCTCTGTTCGAGGCGCTCCGTGAGCATCTCGACGAAGACATCGAACTACTCGAAATCGAGGCGAACATCAACGATGAGACGTTCGCACTCACACTCGCCGAGAAGATAGACGCCTATATGCAAGCTGAACAGTCTGCTTGA
- a CDS encoding ABC transporter permease, translated as MSATTEDQSAESESPDWFPFAVSEAHLLTGPTVLWFAVFLGVPLVVVFVYSFLTYESYSVVMEFTLSNWLGSAFSGTVASVFIRTLTIGIVVTVTCLLAGYPVAYFLRFYTSENGGILLLLFLVIPFWTSALIRTLAWFPILGRTGFVNFLLVASGITSEPVSWLLFSPFSQLVAYLQNYVVFMTAPIYISLSQIDEDLLGASETLRGGPLATFRNVVWPLSKPGVAIGSIFVFVLSIGNFLIPQFLSGGQATVTTLIYLRINNGLNYPVASALSILLLVVIFIPVMVLLKRVDIADIAR; from the coding sequence ATGTCAGCCACAACTGAGGACCAGTCCGCAGAGAGTGAGTCCCCAGACTGGTTCCCGTTTGCGGTCTCCGAGGCACACCTGCTGACGGGACCGACGGTCCTCTGGTTCGCGGTGTTTCTCGGCGTTCCGCTCGTCGTCGTGTTCGTCTACAGCTTCCTGACGTACGAATCCTACTCCGTCGTGATGGAGTTCACGCTCAGCAACTGGTTGGGGAGTGCGTTCTCCGGCACCGTCGCGAGCGTCTTCATCCGGACACTCACAATCGGGATCGTCGTCACGGTCACGTGCTTGCTGGCGGGCTATCCGGTCGCGTACTTCCTGCGCTTCTACACGTCAGAGAACGGCGGCATTCTGCTGTTGCTCTTCCTTGTCATTCCGTTTTGGACGTCAGCACTCATCCGCACGCTCGCGTGGTTCCCCATCCTCGGGCGGACCGGGTTCGTCAACTTCCTGTTGGTGGCATCCGGAATCACGAGCGAGCCAGTGTCGTGGCTGCTGTTCTCCCCCTTCTCGCAGCTCGTCGCGTACCTGCAGAACTACGTCGTCTTTATGACGGCTCCGATCTATATATCTCTCTCACAGATCGACGAAGACCTACTTGGTGCGTCCGAGACACTCCGCGGTGGACCGCTCGCGACCTTTCGGAACGTCGTCTGGCCGCTGAGCAAGCCCGGCGTGGCGATCGGATCTATCTTCGTCTTCGTGCTCTCGATCGGGAACTTCCTCATTCCACAGTTCCTCTCCGGTGGACAGGCCACTGTCACGACACTCATCTACTTACGTATCAACAACGGACTCAACTATCCGGTGGCGTCCGCACTCTCGATCCTGCTGCTCGTCGTTATCTTCATTCCGGTGATGGTCCTCCTCAAGCGAGTCGACATCGCCGACATCGCCCGTTAG
- a CDS encoding ParA family protein produces the protein MLAYTTYSEAGGVGKSTLAANLAVADARAGRDVLVIDLDPQEASLSYLLDVDDDRDDSSADSLVRHLVERPRGEFEDLIETSEGVDVIPAHNSLEMLAKHLQRREEEANDFGENWNRNVQLLRVLRENDVQEEYDTLIIDPPATADVKLYNAIHSTRSLVVPFEPSGKGFKSVQGLEDLVPGLEENLAINVGVLAIVPNNFSRTNDQQDMLDEIRRKGYDVPVVLHERGSLFEGCWRQQCSAFEYVETHRQRERDYELETLEKLERLAADLRATAEAPA, from the coding sequence ATGTTGGCCTACACGACGTACTCGGAGGCGGGCGGCGTCGGCAAGTCGACGCTCGCGGCGAACCTCGCGGTCGCGGACGCGCGAGCGGGACGCGACGTCCTGGTTATCGATCTGGACCCACAGGAGGCGTCACTGTCGTACCTGCTCGACGTCGACGACGACAGGGACGACAGCTCCGCCGATTCGCTGGTTCGACACCTCGTCGAACGGCCGCGTGGTGAGTTCGAAGACCTGATCGAGACCAGCGAGGGCGTCGACGTCATCCCGGCACACAACAGCCTGGAGATGCTCGCGAAACACCTCCAGCGGCGCGAGGAGGAAGCCAACGACTTCGGGGAGAACTGGAACCGGAACGTCCAGCTCCTCCGGGTCCTTCGGGAGAACGACGTCCAAGAGGAGTACGACACGCTGATCATCGATCCGCCGGCCACGGCCGACGTTAAACTGTATAACGCGATACATTCGACGCGCTCGTTGGTGGTGCCGTTCGAGCCCAGCGGGAAGGGGTTCAAGAGCGTCCAGGGACTGGAGGACCTCGTTCCGGGACTCGAGGAGAACCTGGCCATCAACGTCGGCGTGCTGGCGATCGTCCCGAACAACTTCTCCCGGACGAACGACCAGCAAGATATGCTGGACGAGATCCGACGCAAGGGGTACGACGTCCCGGTCGTGCTCCACGAGCGCGGGTCACTGTTCGAGGGGTGTTGGCGACAGCAGTGTTCGGCGTTCGAGTACGTCGAGACACACCGTCAGCGGGAGCGCGACTACGAGCTGGAGACGCTCGAGAAACTCGAACGGCTCGCGGCCGACCTGCGCGCGACGGCGGAGGCTCCAGCATGA